TTGAAATAGCAGTAGCAACAAGAGACGCCCGTCTCGGAGATGTTGAATCTGCAGAAGCCTCTTTGAAGCTTGCGAAGATTAATCTTGGGTATTCCAGCATAACGTCGCCAATTTCGGGAATAATAGGCATTACGAATCTTAAAATAGGTGATTACGTCAGTAAACTCACGACCGGACCGCTTAATACAGTATCGAACGTTGACCCGATTCTCGTCAGGTTTTCAATCAGTGAACAGGAGTACATCGCTCTTACGAAAAGATATATGGAAAAGGCAAAGAATCCCAGCATCAGCAGGGAAGAAGCCAAATCGATTCTTGAAATGATTCTGGCTGATGGTTCGACTTATAATTATACAGGTACGATTAATGTTTTACAAAGACAGATTGACCCTTCAACGGGAACGCTGATGCTGCAGGGTACTTTCCCAAATCCCGATAAGGTTATAAGACCCGGACAGTATGCAAAAATAAGAACTATAGTAAGCGTGCTGAAGAGTGCAGTAGTTGTACCTACTAAGTGTATTTTTGAGTTGCAGGGAATGCATCAGGCATATGTGGTGAATGCACAGGGTTTAACGGAAATAAGAACACTAAAAATCATTACAAAGATTGGACAGCTGGCTGTAATCGGGTC
The Ignavibacteria bacterium DNA segment above includes these coding regions:
- a CDS encoding efflux RND transporter periplasmic adaptor subunit; translation: MISRISIFLLLITALLISSCGKKEVTAPVPPEIKFITSIEKDVPVKQEWVGQTLGAEDIEVRARVDGFITGIYFTEGTQVSQGALLYTIDTPDLRQRVAEAEGNLAAAQTMLVQAESDVLRYTPLAEKGAVSTRQLEIAVATRDARLGDVESAEASLKLAKINLGYSSITSPISGIIGITNLKIGDYVSKLTTGPLNTVSNVDPILVRFSISEQEYIALTKRYMEKAKNPSISREEAKSILEMILADGSTYNYTGTINVLQRQIDPSTGTLMLQGTFPNPDKVIRPGQYAKIRTIVSVLKSAVVVPTKCIFELQGMHQAYVVNAQGLTEIRTLKIITKIGQLAVIGSGIKVNEKVISEGILKVKPGIPVKPLDANTELDSLIIKEGLK